A window of the Lactuca sativa cultivar Salinas chromosome 7, Lsat_Salinas_v11, whole genome shotgun sequence genome harbors these coding sequences:
- the LOC111900168 gene encoding reticulon-like protein B11 — protein sequence MGDFGRISVHNALGGGPVADILLWRNYYGGGAVLIGSSILWFLFEKGGYNIIAFIANNLLLLVVILFLWAKSASLLNRPLPPIPELDISEETVLIAADEMQVWVNHVFSLAHAIAVDGNLKALMLVVSSLWLISYIGSFFNFLTLIYIGVLFSLSVPFLYDMFQSQVDGKLIVVHKILLPVLRKADIVFKMIPSVQYKQKKNQ from the exons ATGGGCGATTTTGGTCGGATTTCAGTCCATAACGCTCTCGGAGGTGGCCCAG TTGCTGATATATTGCTATGGAGGAATTATTACGGAGGAGGAGCGGTATTAATCGGTTCCAGCATCCTGTGGTTCCTATTTGAAAAAGGAGGATATAACATCATCGCATTCATCGCCAATAATCTACTGCTTTTGGTTGTTATACTCTTTCTCTGGGCTAAATCTGCATCCCTTCTCAATAG ACCTCTCCCTCCAATTCCTGAACTGGACATTTCAGAGGAAACTGTTCTTATTGCTGCTGATGAGATGCAAGTGTGGGTAAATCATGTCTTCTCACTCGCACATGCAATTGCAGTTGATGGAAACTTGAAAGCATTGATGCTG GTTGTCTCCAGCTTATGGCTGATTTCTTATATTGGTAGCTTTTTCAACTTCCTTACATTGATCTATATAG GTGTACTTTTTAGTTTATCAGTACCTTTCTTATATGACATGTTCCAGTCTCAAGTGGATGGAAAGTTAATTGTAGTACACAAGATTTTGCTTCCAGTCTTGAGGAAAGCTGATATTGTCTTTAAAATGATACCTTCTGTACAATATAAGCAAAAGAAGAATCAGTAG